The following is a genomic window from Eleftheria terrae.
GGGTCGATGGTGCCGTAGCCGGCCCGGCTCACACCGAGCGATCGCCCCAGCAGCTCGGCCGCTGCAAACGACAGGTCGGCCGGCTCGCTGAGGTCGCGGAACCGGTCGTCCAGTTCGACCAGCAGCGCCTGTCGCCGCTCGTTGGCGCGCAGCTCGGCCTGGGCCTGGCAGGCCTCGGTGACGTCGTGGCCCTCGACGAAGATGCCTTCGACGCGGCCCGTCTCGTCCAGGATGGGCTCGTAGATGAAGTCCAGGTAATGCTCGTCCGGCACGGCATCGGCGCCCCGGAAGCGCACCGGTACCTGGGCGGCGATGTAGCGCCGCCCGGTGGCATACACCTGGTCCAGCAGCTCGAAGAACCCCTGTCCCGCCACATCCGGAAAGGCATCGCGCACGCTGCGGCCGATCAGGTCGCGGTGGCCAACGAGCCGGGTGTAGGCATCGTTGACGAACTCGAAGATGTGCTGCGGCCCGTGCAGGATCGCGATGAAGCCCGGCGCCTGCTGGAACAGCCGGCGCTGGCGCTCCTGCGCGGCGGCCTGGCGGCGGTCGGCCAGCACCTGGCGGGTGGTCTCGATGCAGGCGCCGAACAGGCCGGCCACCTCGCCCTGCTCGTCGCGCGCCGGGGTGTAGGAGAAGGCGAAGTGCGCTTCCTCCAGCCGGCCATGGCGATCGAGCATCAGGGAAAAGTCCTCCATGTGCACCGCCTCGCCGGAGAACACGCGGTCGAACAGCGGTTGTAGCGCCTCGCGCGCCTCACCCCACACCTGCAACGCCGGCTGCCCGAGCGCCGCCGGGTGCTTGCGGCCCAGGATGGGCACGAAGGCATCGTTGTAGAGCCAGACCTGCCCAGGGCCCCAGGCCATGAACATCGGCTGCGTGGAGGCCAGCATCACGCCGACCAGCGTCTTCAGCGACGGCGGCCACCCGCTGGGCGGGCCCAGCGGCGTCGCGGCCCAGTCGTGGCCGGCCATCAGCGCCGCCATGGCGCCGCCGGCACGCTCGAACACCGGGCGGTCGCGCCTGCCGGTGCCGGGCTGGCCCTGCCCTCTCCTTGCGTGCGGTCGGTCGTGGTCTGTCAAAACGCGAAGCCTTCTCGGGGAACGGGAATGTGCGTCTTGCAGTGTACCGAGCAGGCGTGCCCGGGCCGTCCCACCCCCTTTCCGCCCCCACCAGCGGCCACCCCGCACCCCAGCCGCTGTCATGCCCGCTTCACGTGGGCTGTGAATACTGCGCGGTCTTTGACTCACGAGGTCCCCGTGCTCCCTACCCGACCCTCCACTGCCCGCCTGGCCGGCACCGCCGCGCTGGCCCTGTTGACGCTGCATGGCTGCGGCGGCGGAAGCTCCGGCTCCGGCACGCCGCCGCGCGAGACGCCGGCGGTGGCCGAAGGCACCCGCACCACGGTGGCGCTGCTGGAGACGACCGACCTGCACAACAACGTGCTCAGCTACGACTACTTCCGCCTGGCCGAGGACAAGTCGCTCGGCTTCGAGCGGGTGGCCACGCTGATCCAGCAGGCCCGCAAGGAGTATCCCAACCACGTGCTGCTGGACAACGGCGACACCATCCAGGGCTCGGCACTGGCCGACTACCAGGCACTGGTCAAGCCGTTGTCGTGCGACCAGACGCTGGCCATGTACAAGGTGATGAACGCCCTGAAGTACGACGGCGCCGGTGTCGGCAACCATGAATTCAACTACGGCCTGCCCTTCCTGAACCAGGTGACCGGCAGCCGCTTCGAGGTGGACGGCGTGGCCGCCGGCACGCCCTGCGCCGGCCCGGACTTCCCGTTGGTGCTGTCCAATGTGGTCAGCCTCAAGAGTGGCGCACCGCTGTTCAGCCCGTGGCGCATCCTCACCAAGACCTTCACCGCCACCGGCCCGGACGGCCGCGCGGTGGCGGTGCCGGTGCGCATCGGCATCATCGGCTTCACGCCGCCGGCCATCATGGCCTGGGACAAGCGCTGGCTCGACGGCAAGGTGGCCACCCGCGGCGTGGTGGAGTCGGCACAACGCTATGTGCCCGAGATGCGGGCGCAGGGGGCCGACCTGGTGGTGGCCATCGCGCACGGCGGGCTGGACGATTCGCCCTACCACCCGGACATGGAGAACGCCAGCTGGCACCTGGCCCGCAGCGGCGGCATCGATGCGATGCTGATCGGCCATTCGCACCAGGTGTTCCCCAACCCCGGCAGCACGGTGCCGCAGTTCAACCTGCCGGGCGTGGACAAGGCCAGAGGCACGGTGCATGGCGTGCCGACCGTCATGGCCAACTACTGGGGCCGGCATCTGGGGCTGATCAAGCTGGAGCTGGTCTTCCACGACGGCAAGTGGTCGGTCGACACCAACCGCACCCAGGTGGAAGCACGCTCGACACAGCAGGCTGACAAGAGCTATGTCGAGGTCGCGCCGGAAGTGGCCCGCGCCGTCGAGGCGGAACACCAGGCCACCATCGCCTACGTCAAGACGCCGATCGGCAGCACCGACTTCCGCATGAACACCTATTTCGCCGACGTCGGCGACGTGTCGGCCATCCAGGTGGTCAACCAGGCGCAGGCGGCCTATGTAGCCGACTACATCGCCGCCAACCTGCCGCAGTACGCGGCCCTGCCGGTGCTGTCGGTCAGCGCGCCCTTCAAGAGCGGCTTCGGCGGCGGCAGCGACTACACCGACGTCGCGCAGGGCCAGCTCGCCATCAACAACGCGGCCGACCTCTACCTGTACCCGAACACGGTCTATGCGGTGAAGGTCAGCGGCAGCGAACTGCGCGCCTGGCTGGAGACCGCCGCGCAGCGCTTCAACCGGATCGACCCGGCGCGCAGCGACGACCAGTGGCTCATCAGCGGCTTCCCCGGCTACAACTTCGACGTGCTGACCTCGCCCGACCTGAGCTACGAGATTGACGTGACCCAAGCGGTGGGCAGCCGCATCAAGGAGCTGCGCTACAAGGGCCAGCCGCTCGCGGCCGATGCGCAGTTCATCGTCGCCACCAACAACTACCGGGCCAGCGGCGGCGGCGGCTTCCCCGGGCTGGACGGCAGCAAGACCGTCTACGCCTCGCCCGACGCCAACCGGGATGTGCTGATTGCCTACATCAAGGCCAACCGCGACCTGACGCGGGCCGCCAACGGGTCGGCACGCAGCTGGCGCTTCAGCAAGGTCGCCACGCAGGGGCGGGTGCTGTTCAAGTCGGCAGCCGGGCAGCTGGCACTGGCGCACGCCGCCGGACTGAGCACGGTCTCGGTGGTGAACAACGACGACGGCAGCGGCAAGAACCTGGCGGTCTACGCGATCGACCTGCAGCAATGATGCGCCGGCTGCTGACCCTGTGCTCCGCCGCCCTGCTGCTCGGCTGCGGCAGCGACCCGCAGGCCGAGCTGGCCGCCGGCAAGCGCTTGCTGCTGCAGGCCGGCGCGGATGCCGGTGCGGTACAGGCCGGGCTGCTCCACCTGCAGGCCGCGGCGGACGAGGGACTGCCCGCAGCGGCCTACCACCTCGGCCTGCTCTACCGGCGCGGCGCGCCCGGCGTGCCGGCCGATGCAGCGGCCGCCGAGCGCTGGCTGGTCATGGCGGCGCAAGCCGGCCTGCCGCAGGCCCAGTTCGCGCTGGCGCAGGCCCTGCGGGCACCGGCCGGCGGGCCGGCCCGCGAAGCAGAGGCCCGCCATTGGCTGGAACGGGCCGCCGAGCAGGAACTGCCCGAGGCCCACCTGGCGCTGGCACTGGCGCACCGCCATGGCGAACTCGGCCTGGAACCGGACGACCGCACCGCCCAGCTGCATTTCATGGAAGCGCAGCACGCGCTGCGGCATCCCCGGCCGGCGCCCTGACAGGGCCGGCGCGCCGGCGTCCCGGGCCAGCGCCGGGCGATGCATCTCGGGCCACAATCAGGCAGCAGCGCCGCAGGCCGTCCCCTCCAGCCGGCGCGCCCGACCTGCCCTCCCCCGCCCGAGCCCGCCACCGATGACCGACCACCGCCTGGATTCCGACACCTCCCTCATCACCCTGCACAACGGCGTGCGCGTGCTCGCCATCGACATGCCGCACCTGGAGACCGCCAGCGTCAGCGTGTTCGTGCGCAGCGGCAGCCAGCATGAAAGCCGGTCGCTGAACGGCATCAGCCACCTGGTGGAGCACATGGCCTTCAAGGGCACGCTGACGCGCGACTGCCAGCAGATCAACCTCGATGCCGAGCGGCTGGGCGCGGAGGTCAATGCCCATACCGACAAGGACCACACCGCGTACCACATGCGGGGACTGGCGCGCGACGCCGAACGCTTCGTGCAGATGCTGGGCGACATCGTGCAGAACGGCACCTACCCCGAGGCCGAGCTCGAGCGCGAGCGCCAGGTGATCCTGCAGGAGTACATGGAGGACGAGGACGACGCGCTGTCCACCGCCTACAAGCTGTTCGACAAGACCTGCTTCGGCAGCCACGCGGTGGCGCAGCCCATCATTGGCACGCGGGCCAACATCGAGCGCTTCACGCGCGAGGACCTGGTGGGCTATGTGCAGCGGCAATACACCGCCGCCAACGTGGTGGTGGGCGTCGCCGGCCCGGTGGCTGCCGAGCAGATGGCTAGGGCGGCGGAAGCGGCCTTCGGCGCCATGCCCACCGGCACGCCGCACCGGGTGGCGCCGCCCGAGTACCGGGGCGGCATCCGGGCCAGCCGGCTGCCCGGCTACAGCCAGTCGCACGTCGTGCTGGGCTTTCCCACGCCGGCGCTGCACGACCCGCGGCACCATGCCAGCGTGCTGGCCGCGGCGCTGTTCGGCGAAGGCATGAGCTCGCCCCTGCTGGATCAGGTGAGGGAGCGGCTGGGCCTGGTCTACCACGCGGCCTGCTCGGCGGACGTGATGGAGCTGTGCGGCCAGTTCGTGATCGAGGCCTCCACCGTGCCCGAACACCTCGAGCCCCTGCTGGTGACGGTCATGCGCCTGCTGCGGGAGCACGCGGATGCCACCAACCCGGTGGGCCTGGAGCGCGCGCGCAACCAGATCGTGGTGCGGCAGCTGCAGAACCAGGAGCGGTCGTTTGGCCGCCTGGAGGCAGCTGCGCAGGATGTGTTCGTCTACGGCCGGGTGCGGCCCGGCGCCGAGCTGCGCGCCTGCCTGCAGGAGGTGACGCCCGCTCAGGTGCGCGACGCCTTCGCGCAGATGCTGGCTTGCCCGCTGGCGCTGGCCATCGCCGGCAAGGTCAGCCTGGCCACCAAGGACCGGGTGCGGGCGCTGGTGGCCGAAGCGGGCGGCACGCCGCTGCCCTCGGACGCGGCCTGAGCCGGCGCCGCCGCCTCGCGGCTTTTTTGGCCGGCAGGCCACCGCCGCGCCCGGCCACTTCGGCGCGGGCCTGTCGCTTCAGTCCCAGGCCGGTGCCAGGCCCGGCGGGTTGGCCTGGCGGTCATCGCGATCCAGCGCGTCGATCTGCGCCATGTCCTGCGCACTCAGCCGCAGCTCCTGCGCCCGCAGGTTGCTTTCCAGGTTGGCGCGGCGGGTGGACGACGGAATCACCGCATATCCCTGCTGCAGCGCCCAGGCCAGCACCACCTGGGCCGGCGTGGCCGCCTGGCGCCGGGCAATGGCCTGGATGACAGCGTCCTGCAGCACCTTGCCATAGGCGAGCGTCATGTAGGAGGTGAGGTGCAGCCCGCGGCGGCGCGCATGCGCCACCACCTTGCGGTTTTGCAGGTAGGGATGGAGCTCCACCTGGTTGGTGGCGAGGGGCAGGCCGGTGGCCAAGGCCTCGTCCATCAGCGCCACCGTGAAGTTGGAGACGCCGATCTGGCCGGTGAGGCCGGCGGCTTGCGCCTCGGCCAGCGCCCCCAGCGTCTCGGCCAGCGGCACGGCGCCGCCGGGCGAGGGCCAGTGGATCAGCGTCAGGTCCACCTGCTCCAGGCGCAGGCGGTGCAGGCTGTCCTTCAAGCTCGGCACCAGCCGGTCGCCAGAGAGCTGGTCGGTCCAGATCTTGGTGGTGACGAACAGCGCTCGGCGCGGCACGCCGCTGCCGGCGATGGCCTCGCCGACCTCGGCTTCATTGCCATAGATCTGCGCCGTGTCGACATGGCGGTAGCCAAGCGCCAGCGCCTGGCGCACTGAATCGACGGCCGTCTGGCCCTGCAGGCGGAAGGTGCCGACGCCAAAGGCGGGAAGGCTCATGGAGAACTCCAGTGAAGGTGTGAAAGGATGCAGCGCGAGGGGCCGGCAGCGCCTCGGTGGCCCCCGCTGTAGGCGGCCCGGCTGCGCGCGCCGCCGGCTGCCGGGTCGCGGCGGTCCAGGCGGCCGCTCCACGCGGTGAGTGCCCAGGCCCCCAGCACCACCACCGCGCCGATCCACGGCGTGTGCATCAGCCCGAGCCGCGCCACGATGCCGCCGCCCAGCCAGGCTCCGGCGGCAATGCCGAGATTGAAGGCCGCGATGTTGAGGCCGGAGGCCACATCCACCGCCTGGGGCGCGAAGCGCTCGGCCTGCTGCACCACGTAGACCTGCAGGC
Proteins encoded in this region:
- a CDS encoding bifunctional 2',3'-cyclic-nucleotide 2'-phosphodiesterase/3'-nucleotidase, whose amino-acid sequence is MLPTRPSTARLAGTAALALLTLHGCGGGSSGSGTPPRETPAVAEGTRTTVALLETTDLHNNVLSYDYFRLAEDKSLGFERVATLIQQARKEYPNHVLLDNGDTIQGSALADYQALVKPLSCDQTLAMYKVMNALKYDGAGVGNHEFNYGLPFLNQVTGSRFEVDGVAAGTPCAGPDFPLVLSNVVSLKSGAPLFSPWRILTKTFTATGPDGRAVAVPVRIGIIGFTPPAIMAWDKRWLDGKVATRGVVESAQRYVPEMRAQGADLVVAIAHGGLDDSPYHPDMENASWHLARSGGIDAMLIGHSHQVFPNPGSTVPQFNLPGVDKARGTVHGVPTVMANYWGRHLGLIKLELVFHDGKWSVDTNRTQVEARSTQQADKSYVEVAPEVARAVEAEHQATIAYVKTPIGSTDFRMNTYFADVGDVSAIQVVNQAQAAYVADYIAANLPQYAALPVLSVSAPFKSGFGGGSDYTDVAQGQLAINNAADLYLYPNTVYAVKVSGSELRAWLETAAQRFNRIDPARSDDQWLISGFPGYNFDVLTSPDLSYEIDVTQAVGSRIKELRYKGQPLAADAQFIVATNNYRASGGGGFPGLDGSKTVYASPDANRDVLIAYIKANRDLTRAANGSARSWRFSKVATQGRVLFKSAAGQLALAHAAGLSTVSVVNNDDGSGKNLAVYAIDLQQ
- a CDS encoding tetratricopeptide repeat protein, whose translation is MMRRLLTLCSAALLLGCGSDPQAELAAGKRLLLQAGADAGAVQAGLLHLQAAADEGLPAAAYHLGLLYRRGAPGVPADAAAAERWLVMAAQAGLPQAQFALAQALRAPAGGPAREAEARHWLERAAEQELPEAHLALALAHRHGELGLEPDDRTAQLHFMEAQHALRHPRPAP
- a CDS encoding M16 family metallopeptidase, encoding MTDHRLDSDTSLITLHNGVRVLAIDMPHLETASVSVFVRSGSQHESRSLNGISHLVEHMAFKGTLTRDCQQINLDAERLGAEVNAHTDKDHTAYHMRGLARDAERFVQMLGDIVQNGTYPEAELERERQVILQEYMEDEDDALSTAYKLFDKTCFGSHAVAQPIIGTRANIERFTREDLVGYVQRQYTAANVVVGVAGPVAAEQMARAAEAAFGAMPTGTPHRVAPPEYRGGIRASRLPGYSQSHVVLGFPTPALHDPRHHASVLAAALFGEGMSSPLLDQVRERLGLVYHAACSADVMELCGQFVIEASTVPEHLEPLLVTVMRLLREHADATNPVGLERARNQIVVRQLQNQERSFGRLEAAAQDVFVYGRVRPGAELRACLQEVTPAQVRDAFAQMLACPLALAIAGKVSLATKDRVRALVAEAGGTPLPSDAA
- the dkgB gene encoding 2,5-didehydrogluconate reductase DkgB encodes the protein MSLPAFGVGTFRLQGQTAVDSVRQALALGYRHVDTAQIYGNEAEVGEAIAGSGVPRRALFVTTKIWTDQLSGDRLVPSLKDSLHRLRLEQVDLTLIHWPSPGGAVPLAETLGALAEAQAAGLTGQIGVSNFTVALMDEALATGLPLATNQVELHPYLQNRKVVAHARRRGLHLTSYMTLAYGKVLQDAVIQAIARRQAATPAQVVLAWALQQGYAVIPSSTRRANLESNLRAQELRLSAQDMAQIDALDRDDRQANPPGLAPAWD